The Apis mellifera strain DH4 linkage group LG3, Amel_HAv3.1, whole genome shotgun sequence genome includes the window TCTTCTATGTCATCTTCATCACTAAAACTTTATAATAGGAAGTAATgtgtaataaaaagattatatgaataatttgaaactttggatgattaaaatataaaaataaatttttatttataaaattatttctacctTTCTGGAATTCCATCAAATGTTTCATCattttcatcatcatcatcatcttcaGAAACTTCactatctttttttaagagagTATGATATAATGTAACAGGTTGAATTCTTCTTCTACCTGTACTAGTTATCCGTTCTTGTTGTCCTGCATCTCCATTTTCTATGGGAATACATGAACTACTTGAAACATTATCTCCTCCACCCTTACTACTATCTGCATCTCCAATTTGCTTTGATTCTGCACCATTTATTTCTACTTCATTTGCATTTGATTCTATAGATGTAATTTTACCAGGACTTGTTACTTCCTTGTTTACATCTTCAGAACTATCTGGCATATCTGCACTTTTTGTTGTCTCTACATCTGCTGTAGATCCTACAGGTGTAGATGCATGTGCATTTCCATTACTGGTAGTTGAATCAAGAACTTGTTCAGCTTCATTGTTTCCAGGACATtctgattcttttctttccattgtGCTGGATAAAGTTGATCCACATGGTTGACTGGAACTACTCACATCAGTTTCATTTGTATTCCACGAAGACGAAGATGATGAACATCCTGCACCAGATGATGAAGAACTTGCTTTTTCTTTACCTCTTCGACCACGTAGATAAGGACTTGCAGAACATACtcgtttattacatttttcattttttacattagGATTTGATTCTGATTGATATTTTGCTATTACTTCTTCCAATGGCATTGTTGCCTCCATACAtagattattaacattttcttcttcatctatGTGCAATGTAACGTATGAAGacaactttattaaatatatttttgtacaaagAAATAGATGGAACaaactaataattatgaaatataataattaatagtttaatttaggttaatataatttgtgtaagaatatattttaatatgaaaagaaacgcACCAGATtcgtttaattcttcttttttcttatctgaAGTAGATGTTCCTGCAAGTTCTTTGAGAATACTAACTACCTCAGATTTTTCAAGTGTAGCATCAAAGCCTAGAAAGGCATCAATTAAAGCTTGTCTTATATCTCCCTTTTTATATGCATcagtttgtttaataaaatctggTAAATTATTTGCACAATAAGTTGCTACTTCATGACCACCATGGCCATCATATACAGcaaataatgaaacattttcatcaaaatctaTGCAACAATTATGTGCAtcctataagaaaaataattatattttatatgaatatattccaattaattttaattttatataattaaaaacatttaaaaaaattattaaatatacttaataattctttaaaagattaattttaaatgtttcatatcacatatttaatattttaatcaattaaaatataatatataaatatataaatatgaaaattattagatacgtatgttgcataaatattatttttttttataattatagtcatatatatttcaattatcaatgatatttttaatagccagaatatattaaaaaattatacataaacaagtcacattattttacaaaagaaatctttgataaaattttaaattattattcaatgctctgttatttagaaaataacaattagttttgaaattattttaaaatatgtagatatcattagaatatttttttagagtaTAAGTTTAAtagttatgaaatatatagaaatattataaagttttaggtttttatattaataacaataataagtcattaaattatatagagaATAGAAGTCTTCATAAACtgaaaaactttcatttcgGAAGTGACTTCGAACTAtgacaatgaatatttttaattttgtaatagtaCTGTTTTGTTCATAAGCGAAACGTCGGTGCACTGTTGTTTCTATAAGCATGATATTTGTCGTTCTCGAATCGAATAGACTGAATTTCGCGCTTCGACACATAGATGGATTACGCTACGATAAATTAGAATGAATGTCGTAATACGTTAGCGAAACAGAGAACCGGCAAACAGTTCTCTTATCGAAACGAAACTGGGTAACGGTGCACTGGCCGCTCGAGAGTTTTAGCTTACCTCTTGACTAATTCGCCAGCCTTGCATGGAACTCGCGCCGAATGCGACATTCTTGCCCACTTCATCGCTCGACACTTTCTTCGTAATCGGTTCTGACAAGTATGCACCCATTTTCGTTTAAACCGGCAATCTTTCAGTCGATTCTCTAGCGTCCGCGTAAATAACACAATATCTTGGTGAAATTACTATTCACAAGCGCGGCGCACAGTCGTTAACTAGCCTCCATGACCGGTTTGGGTTTCTGTTTTCACTGCGCTGCCAGCTCCACCTAGTCCGCCACTTTTCTTACATGCGCACTTTGTTTTCGCGCCAAACTTTTGACGATTTTTAGTTACTACAGAATGGCGTTCTGTGTTATTTTGCAGAAGCATATGCTTTTGATTGTGACAAgacttattttcaattatgaaatataataaatagtatatatatttaatttatcatttattttattggaaataaatttatggatttgataaataaaaaatatattgatttataaaaagattaataaatggttttaaaaaaaatttcattgtacaaattataaaaatcgatgaaatattttcgaaaataatttttttgaacattataatataacaatgttatgtaaaaattaaagttaaaaatacgtACAGttttagaagatatttatataagttgtataaaatttttttaatatttatttatatatattttatttatttttgtattaatttaataatacttgtAGAACAcagttgtttttattaattttatctattctgTTTCTAATATACAAgcgtatacattatatattatctaaaataacgATTATATCTAAGTAACTTGCAACTATTATGAATGCAAATAGTAATGATTCGCATTCACTGCTTTTACATACCATCTAGAATAACCTCATTTCTAGGTACTCGAATACTTGCTTCGAATGGATTGTTCTTTAGTAAATCTGTCACGTTTTTCTCGTTTCGTATACTTGACCTCTCAAATTTTTGAGTTTATCCTTccgtttgataaaaatatattctaataaaaataaaataatcgatttacaggcaaaaataattgaaataactttttttttataatctttttaaaactgatcttaatattttctaccaaaaaaaaatcttataatcaGAACAGAAGatatttgaattcaaaaatattttgtatagaatattctgaaaaaacaaaataataacgtAAAAATCCAACTCAAGAATATCACTCAAAAAAGACACGAAATTATTTAAcctttttttgtcttttcttttgcatacgaataaacgaaaatcaaaattaataaaatatgaatacggAATAGAGAAAGAAGGATGCTGTATCGTTATTTCAAGCTCGTAcgaaaatgtacaaaaatttctgttcaattaaacatttctattattcatCGGATTAACCAATTCCATTTTAAAACAAGTAAAGGTATTTAGAAAGATCTTAAAGAAGTTAATTGTGAACTGAAGAGAaatgagattaataaataCGACTGAAAAATTACCGAAGAAGGGAAAATTTATAGGTTATGTAATTGTCGAGTGTACCGAGTGGATCGAAAGCTCTGTCTACTTTAATGGTAACAAGATGTGTAGAGATGCCGTACGATCCGGGGAATGGTGCAGCCGGTCGTCGAGGTCGGGGTGGTTGGCGAGGATGGGTTTGTGTGTTGCGTGATGGTCGCCGTTTATCGATTCGCGCCGTCGTGAGGAATGAAGTCGCGGATATGTTCTATGCCGTATCCCACTCTCTCACCTCTCTGTGTATCTCCGCGTTCCATATAAACGCATCTATGCAAATAATACGCCACCGGCGAAAGTAGCAGCGCCATGCAATCTTGCTCGTATTCGAAATCGTTTTGCATGTCTAATacgtcaatattatttaaacatcatttctaataaatattctctcgtatttttaaaaaaatttgaaaattgtttcttaaaattttcatttgatcttttgtttgaatttttattttttcaattcttgaagaattgaaataataattttgcaataatgattcatggataatttaatataaatttaatttttttcttttaaagaaaagatatgatttgaaataatttctttctttttttttctttctaaaattttctgttttatttgaatttttattttttcaattcttgaagaattgaaataatgattttgcaataatgattcacagataatttaatataaatttaatttttttcttttaaagaaaagatatgatttgaaataatttctttctttgtattaaatatatatatatgaaagaatgATTAATAAGTAATTGCAAGCATTGtctattaatgaaaaagatcGCGTGCGCAGGAAGTCAATTACCTCTAGATACAAACGCGATACTCTCAATGAACGATTGTAAAATAGTGAATGAAACTTATCGGgatatatcgtatttttacTTAATCGAAATATTGTACGTAATTTTCTATAGAACTGAATATCTGAAAAGAttcaattcgaagaaaaaagaattcgttttaattcattttatatatgatatatatatatatatttttgcccAAATTcaggagataaaaaaaataaaatctacttaatattattattaaaataatttttattttatcaatagttttatttctgtaataatttatattacaacacgtattaattataatgatttcaatcgttaaaattgtaaagaagGATTTTTATATCTCCATTATGGAATTGTTGAATGATACGTTGAAATATGTATCGTAAATCAATTACTGGTTGAATGCACACCGGTCGAATCACCTTTTTCCTCCAAGTCACATGCATTTCACGttctatttgataataatcatGTATGCTGCAGTGAATCTGGGTCCGCACGTATACATGCACGAGCATTATAGGAATGCATACTAAACCGAGAGCAGTGCCGCATCTACATAACAAATGCGGAAACACATGATGATTGCGCCGCAcaaccaaaaagaaaaaaccacTCGATCATTttaaggtatatatatatcccttaCGTAAAATTAAAGTCTTTAAAAAAACACTTTTCCcgatatttcaagaaaaatcgtAATTATATATCCAAATTAACGTTTTCactcttattttaaatttctatttttagagGTTAGAAAAGAATAGGGCAAGCTATCGAATAGAATAGGTAGACGTTACTTTGTATTAATCCTTGCGCTCTGATTGGACAGGGAATAATAACGTTTTCGCTAATAAGCAGTTTTTCGAGAACATCTTCCCACCAATCACAATCGTAGAACAATCTTATTGGAGCAGAGcttgtataaataatcgagTTATATAAATCgcggaaaatttgaattatctaACATTTCCATTGACGATATAATCTGCTTTATTcacattgttataatttattcattaagtgATCGGTTTAAGTTTGCATATGGAAAAGCATCAATTCATTCTTATCAGattcagaataatatatatatatatatatatatatatatatatatgtgattttaaaattctttattcatattgctataatttattcattgagTGATCGGTTTAAGTTTGCATATGCAAGAGGATGATAAGcaactattttaaattagtgCGTAATGATTCAATACGGTCGTTCGCGAATCAGCAATATATGAGACAGTCTTAAATTTCGcgttctaataataaatctttaaatgtgTATTTTAACGCAATCAAATGCATTGTAAACTGAGTTCAAGgagacgataaataaaaaaaacgacgATCGAAACGAGTTAGCCgacagaatataattaaacttcatttttcaattttctacgCTCTTACGTTACAAATACgcgtaataaatgtattacaCGAACAATTCGGAATCGAAACtggtttatattatttttgacatCGAAGTGTGTacgtcaaaaattaatatcgagttatatataatttatattttttttatatggtgtgtaatttttcataaacttttatcaattatataaaaagatttataaaatagtgaAAAGTGGGTCGTCGATACGTACATATCTGTTAGAAAgttagtatttattattcgaagagGCGTGCGTCAACGTAAGAAAATTGTAGTCAATGAAGACGGAACAAACGAATCAGTTGAAGAGGCAAGCCTCTTGTCCGAGTCGTTATAATTAACTCTAGCCTTTCGAATTTTCCGCGCTTCTGCGATTGTGTACACGAGTACGGGAAGAACGAGTAGGGGTAGGTGGATGGTGGTCGGCTACGGTCGGTGGTGGGGGCCAAAGTAGGGGAAGAAGTAGCGAGGGTTTACGGTGGAGCAGATAGGTGTCGCGTAGCGATGGAGGGGGTAACTGGTGCGTGCGAGCGCACGAGCCCGCCAGTTCTTCGGTGAGGCTCGAGGAGGTCAGGTTAACTCTCGTCACTATTCCGCTCGGCAAAAcgcgaatctctctctctctctctcttggctCGTGTATACACAAGAAGTGCACGCACGGTTCTTGTATTTCGACTTGTCACGTTGATCACGgtgtttgtttgtttatttttaatagctaTGGAACGCGGTCGAGACGCGTAAACATTATTTTCGTTACGTCGCGTGTTCGGTGCTGATCCCGTCGAGTGCAAGGGCGAGTCGTCGTTCTCTCGCAATCTCGTCTCTTTGTTATTCCGCCTGGGTTGTTTCTTTCGGGCCGAGTGGTGCAAATAGGTGATTTTTACGAATGCGGGATCAGAAGTTTACCGTCATCGAGGGGATCGTTATTAGAATCTTGGAGAGTTAAGCAGCCAATGTATGTTCGTCCGCGGCCTAGTGACCTGACCTTGGGTCGGCCCGACCAGGTGTGTATGTTAAATGCTCATACGTATAGCTCGCATTGTATTCGCGAAGAAAACGGACCCGTGTTCGTCAGTCAGCTGTACGTTGTTGAATTCCTCCCTCGTTGGTGCGAGTGTAACGATAGAATAGACGGAAAGAGAGATGGAAAAGAAACATGATTCGGGATAAAGTCTTCGCACTGTTACCGCAACACCTATACACACATTGCCAACTCGACCGCTTAACGTGGATACGTCGTACACCTCCGGCTGCTTTGTTTGGATAAGAGGATTCCGAGCCGAGTGTTTGCCGGTTTGCATCGTTTCCCTCCATGTTTTTCTTGTGTACATGTCCTCGCAATGGGGTAAAACGTTGTCCTTCGATATGACAGTCATAGCTTTAGAAACATGTATTgcgatatatatcttttaacaaTCTATgagattatgaaaaaaatggatttatCGTTTATCATTTGTTAGTTTCTTTGATacttgttttcttcttcttaaggATAAACGGTGATTgattgcttttaatttttgattcgacggtatatgtaaatttttactttttagaaAACAAGCTTTTCGGTTCGTTTCAAAGTGTTCGTGATCAAAGACTCtttcagagagaaagagagaaaaaaaggaaagagagtaaaaaatatgtaaaaagcttaattttagattatgattttacaaatatttatcaaatatataaatataataatgtgtttttaataagaatattaaaggattcctgagaaaataaattattaaatttaaaatatccatgATTCGCTGTGTGATGAATTCGTCTTTTGAtactatctataataatttagaaatattttaacttctcGATTAAGATCAAATTCTTAGAATCACGTAGAATagttgatatttcaattttcaagttGCGTATGATTGATCTAtggagtataaatataatatattttctggaACGATGAACCTGTCCAGagtgatttattattagacgTATGATAGTTAACTAAGGGAACTCGAAATTCCATTATGATTTATCAGCAGTTCGGTACTTGAGAGAAGTGTGCGTGACGAGCCCTAACCGACGCCCTGAATCAAAGATACTTTTTCTTACATCCAGGAAACGGGTACGGTCGATTAACATTTGTTATGCATCGCGTGCTGATTTATTCGAAACTTGACAACAACTCGTGCCTGTTGCTGTTGCTTCCGCTTGCCTAAATTCCccttttttacgaataataacGTCTTTCATTGTAATCTGCTTTACTGCGTTTAATAATCGAGAAGTTGAAGTGGTAAATGATGCGAATAGTGACGATTCTCAATTCAAATGCGAAATATGTGCTTGTTGATTTTGGCATTTACATCGGTTAACGCTCAAACAATATGGACTCTCAGTGTTGCCAGCTTTACAGATTTGGCGAATAATacggtgaaaaatatatcagatTTCTGTCTCTCGACAGAATCTTAAGATGtatcgtaaat containing:
- the LOC552412 gene encoding probable protein phosphatase CG10417 produces the protein MGAYLSEPITKKVSSDEVGKNVAFGASSMQGWRISQEDAHNCCIDFDENVSLFAVYDGHGGHEVATYCANNLPDFIKQTDAYKKGDIRQALIDAFLGFDATLEKSEVVSILKELAGTSTSDKKKEELNESDEEENVNNLCMEATMPLEEVIAKYQSESNPNVKNEKCNKRVCSASPYLRGRRGKEKASSSSSGAGCSSSSSSWNTNETDVSSSSQPCGSTLSSTMERKESECPGNNEAEQVLDSTTSNGNAHASTPVGSTADVETTKSADMPDSSEDVNKEVTSPGKITSIESNANEVEINGAESKQIGDADSSKGGGDNVSSSSCIPIENGDAGQQERITSTGRRRIQPVTLYHTLLKKDSEVSEDDDDDENDETFDGIPESFSDEDDIEDIDEDESDEDEDEEDEDGDGNIDDDDDDDDSESLMMDTEEPGYDSGCTAVVAILKDNELYVANAGDSRCVLCRDGQAIELSLDHKPEDEPEMERIVKAGGKVTADGRVNGGLNLSRALGDHAYKQNADLPPQEQMISALPDVRHITIEPERDEFMVLACDGIWNFMSSQDVVQFIRARLTQNYEKLSKICEELFDHCLAPDTCGDGTGCDNMTAVIVQFNSSTNAVMNSTITDVCTVKRSLSPSISTEENNDCIMQDDTMKSCKRLKTEATI